The Juglans regia cultivar Chandler chromosome 2, Walnut 2.0, whole genome shotgun sequence genome includes a window with the following:
- the LOC109005538 gene encoding cytochrome P450 71A1-like has protein sequence MDPMTFLLHKWWQELHISIPLNPSFLFSLLLLFSLLYFLKLSRGAKLNLPPSPPKLPIIGNLHQLGSLLHRSLHAISEKYGPLVLLQVGNTPFLVVSSSEIAREVLKGHDTVFSDRPQTRATNVLFYGCTDIAFCPYGEYWRHAKKICVLEILSQRRVQGFQFVREEETGEMVEKIQRSCKNGAAIDLGEMFVTISNNITCRSSLGQKYEGEEGSMSFEHLLRKAMGLVGAFCFGDFFPSLGWIDVLTGFSRRLRTTSKAINTALDQIIEEHEKRGDTDQSDRKDFVDILLYLQKNGMLEIDLTKENIKAILLDMFMGGTDTTASTMEWAMAELVKNPSVMRKAQEEVRAVVGKVKKAKVDEADIDQMDYLKCVVKETLRLHAPVMISRKSSASAKVEGYDIPPGTTILVNTWTIQRDPKLWDRPEEFLPERFINNPIDFKGHHDEFIPFGMGRRGCPGIAFAIIEAEYVLANLLYWFDWELPDGATLEQLDMSDMYRPIIGKKTPLLLVPLLHSPK, from the exons ATGGATCCAATGACCTTCTTGTTGCATAAATGGTGGCAAGAGCTGCATATAAGCATCCCGTTGAATCCCAGCTTTCTCTTCTCTCTGCTTCTTCTGTTCTCCTTGCTGTATTTCCTTAAGCTTTCCAGAGGTGCCAAGCTCAACTTACCTCCCTCTCCTCCAAAACTGCCAATAATTGGAAACCTTCACCAGCTAGGGTCACTCCTCCACCGATCACTCCATGCTATCTCTGAGAAATATGGCCCTTTAGTGCTCTTACAAGTGGGCAATACCCCATTTCTTGTAGTTTCATCCTCCGAGATAGCTAGGGAAGTCTTGAAGGGCCATGATACAGTTTTCTCAGACAGGCCCCAAACAAGGGCAACAAATGTCCTTTTCTATGGATGCACTGACATTGCATTTTGTCCCTATGGTGAGTATTGGAGACATGCAAAGAAAATTTGTGTTCTTGAGATTTTAAGCCAAAGAAGAGTCCAAGGATTTCAATTTGTGAGGGAAGAAGAAACTGGGGAAATGGTTGAGAAGATTCAACGCTCATGTAAGAATGGAGCAGCAATTGATCTTGGTGAGATGTTTGTTACTATCTCAAACAACATAACTTGTAGATCTTCCCTTGGTCAAAAGTATGAAGGAGAAGAAGGTAGCATGAGTTTTGAACATTTATTAAGGAAGGCAATGGGGCTTGTAGGAGCATTTTGCTTTGGagatttctttccttctttgggATGGATTGATGTTCTAACTGGATTTTCTAGAAGATTAAGAACCACTTCTAAAGCAATTAATACAGCCCTTGATCAAATAATTGAAGAACATGAGAAAAGAGGTGATACCGACCAATCTGATAGGAAAGACTTTGTGGATATTCTTCTCTATCTTCAGAAGAATGGCATGCTTGAAATCGATCTcacaaaagaaaacatcaaagcGATCCTTCTG GACATGTTTATGGGAGGAACTGATACCACTGCATCAACCATGGAATGGGCAATGGCAGAGCTTGTAAAAAATCCTAGTGTGATGAGGAAAGCCCAAGAAGAGGTCAGAGCCGTTGtgggaaaagtaaaaaaagcaaAGGTAGATGAGGCTGATATAGATCAGATGGACTACTTAAAGTGTGTTGTCAAAGAAACTCTGAGATTACATGCTCCTGTTATGATTTCTCGCAAATCATCTGCAAGTGCCAAAGTTGAAGGTTATGATATTCCTCCCGGAACAACCATCTTGGTCAACACATGGACAATTCAAAGGGATCCCAAGTTATGGGACAGGCCGGAGGAGTTTCTCCCAGAGAGGTTTATAAACAACCCGATTGATTTCAAAGGCCATCATGATGAGTTCATTCCGTTTGGTATGGGGCGCAGGGGCTGCCCCGGGATAGCATTCGCTATCATAGAAGCTGAATATGTGTTGGCTAATCTCTTGTACTGGTTTGACTGGGAGTTGCCAGATGGTGCAACTTTGGAGCAATTGGACATGAGTGACATGTATAGGCCAATAATTGGCAAGAAAACACCACTTCTCCTTGTACCATTATTGCATTCTCCTAAATGA
- the LOC109005537 gene encoding cytochrome P450 71A1-like: MALQQWLIQSWKELHKVPVYLLLSLLFLFSFQRFCKRIFKTTKLNLPPSPPKLPIIGNLHQLRKLSHRSFRALSEKYGPIILLHLGHTPTLIVSSADIAREVMNSHDIVFSNRPQTTAANTLLYGCTDVGFAPYGEYWRQVRKICVLELLSLKRVQSFQYVREEEVDSLMKKIHESCIKQTHVNLSEMIIATSKNIVSRCVFGRKFEEENGKRSFEDLSRRILALLTSFCLGDFFPYLGWIDVLTGFIPNLKATFRELDVFFAQVIEEHKTRNCNDDRPYTKDFVDILLQLQRDGMLEFEFTEDNLKGILLDMFVAGSDTTSTTLEWLMAELIKNPNIMKKAQEEVRRVVGMKSKIDVNDINQMNYLKCILKETLRVHPPAPLSVPRETSSSVILGGYYIPPKAKVFVNTWAIQMDSSVWDKPEEFLPERFINNPVDFKGQDFEFIPFGGGRRGCPGLTFGVTTIEYVIANLLCWFDWRLPSPIAQGEDDLDMREVNYSLVVTKKFPLHLVPILYSP; this comes from the exons ATGGCCCTGCAACAATGGTTGATACAATCATGGAAAGAGCTACACAAAGTACCCGTCTATCTCCTCCTATCTCTactctttctcttttcatttcagCGTTTTTGTAAACGTATATTTAAAACCACCAAACTCAATTTGCCTCCATCCCCACCAAAGCTTCCAATTATAGGCAACCTTCACCAGCTTCGCAAGCTCTCACACCGCTCTTTTCGAGCCCTTTCTGAGAAGTATGGCCCCATAATACTCTTACACTTGGGTCATACTCCAACCTTGATAGTGTCATCTGCCGATATAGCCAGAGAAGTCATGAACTCGCATGATATTGTTTTCTCAAACCGGCCCCAAACTACAGCCGCCAACACCTTACTCTATGGTTGCACTGACGTTGGGTTCGCACCCTATGGTGAGTATTGGAGACAAGTTAGGAAGATTTGTGTTCTTGAGCTTTTGAGCCTTAAAAGAGTGCAATCGTTTCAGTATGTaagggaagaagaagttgaTTCATTAATGAAAAAGATACACGAGTCGTGCATCAAACAGACTCATGTTAATCTTAGTGAGATGATCATTGCAACCTCAAAAAACATAGTCTCAAGatgtgtatttggacggaagtttgaagaagaaaatggtaagagaagttttgaagatctaTCAAGAAGGATACTGGCACTATTGACATCATTTTGTTTGGGTGACTTTTTCCCTTATTTGGGATGGATTGATGTTCTTACGGGGTTCATCCCGAATCTCAAAGCTACTTTTAGAGAATTAGATGTATTTTTTGCTCAAGTGATTGAAGAACACAAGACAAGGAATTGTAATGATGACCGGCCTTATACGAAAGATTTCGTAGatattcttcttcaacttcaaaGGGATGGAATGCTCGAATTTGAGTTCACCGAAGACAACCTCAAAGGAATCTTACTG GACATGTTTGTCGCAGGAAGTGATACGACTTCAACAACTTTAGAATGGTTAATGGCAGAGCTCATAAAGAATCCAAATATCATGAAAAAAGCACAAGAAGAGGTGAGAAGAGTGGTGGGAATGAAGTCAAAAATAGATGTGAATGACATCAATCAAATGAATTACTTGAAATGTATCTTGAAGGAAACTCTCAGAGTACATCCACCAGCTCCTCTTTCGGTACCTCGAGAAACATCATCAAGTGTGATATTAGGAGGTTATTATATTCCGCCAAAAGCCAAGGTATTTGTCAATACATGGGCAATCCAAATGGACTCTTCCGTATGGGATAAGCCAGAAGAGTTCCTTCCTGAGAGATTTATAAACAACCCAGTTGATTTTAAAGGTCAAGACTTTGAATTCATCCCATTTGGAGGTGGGAGAAGGGGATGCCCAGGGTTGACATTCGGTGTTACTACAATTGAGTATGTGATTGCCAACCTCTTGTGTTGGTTTGACTGGAGGTTGCCTAGTCCAATTGCGCAGGGGGAAGATGACTTGGACATGAGGGAAGTTAACTACTCACTTGTTGTGACTAAGAAATTTCCTCTTCATCTTGTACCAATATTGTACTCCCCATGA